In the genome of Kwoniella dendrophila CBS 6074 chromosome 5, complete sequence, the window GTTTTTAGTTAATAgacctgatgatgatgatgtagttgGATTATCCGAATGTCTTCGTTTGGCATATGTGTGAACGAttactttatctttctttgatggAAGTTGTTTTTCCTCCGATTCCTGATTTTCGTCTGAACTAACAGAATTAGGATCAGGATTGCGCTTGTGATTGATAGCCACGAAATCTTCTCCGAGTCCATGTTCAAGCTCAGGttctgataaaggtgaagaacaaTCTGATTTTGTATCCAATCCATTGGGATCTTGACTTTTATTGGTGGTGGCGAGGAGGGTTTTGGGCATATTGGAAGTTGAGGTGGAGGGAGAAGCAACGTTGGTATTTGAATTGTCGAGAGGTGAAGGGATAGTTGCAGATCCCAAAGAACCTGTAGAGCGAGATCGATGGGCAGGTCGAAGCTGGGCGGGATGCTTAGCCATCGTGAACTACGAaatttcagctgatatcaCAATATAACATCAGCTCTACACACACTTAGATGAGGGATGGGAGGAGGAGACGGGTAAGCAATAACGAGAGTTATTGAGAACTTACCTTCCGATATAGTTATTTATCGTGAAGGCTTCTACTATGCGTGATGGTATTGGAATGGTTGAAGTGAAAATTGTCAAGACAaacaaggaagaagaacaaattaGTAAATCACATTGTAGGGGAAAAACGGATATCATATAGATTGATCTTCCTTTCCTGATTTGTCAGCAAATCATATCACCTGATGACAATGATCAGcgattttgatggatatgaCGATCAACTAAGACAGTTGAGTCAACTTGTGTCCAATCTTAGTATCTTGGTTGAAACCTTATTACGCACGGACCGCCTTGTATTGCAGTATTGCAGTATTGCTAAAGTTGCTAAAAGGAATGATTAGTAAAGTATACGTAATTCAAACTATATGTGGcaaataaaagaaaagaggaataCGTTTATACCCTGAATAATATGCATTGGATTAGAAAGCGAAATTGAAGAGAgaaatatctaaatcaaGGAAGAAAATCGTTAAGCGGTGGAGATGCAGCCACAATAAGCAAGACCTCTAAAAATCTGTAAATTCTTTGTATCTATTCTATATGTTGGATGAtccatatatatacctaaaTTTATTGTTTTGATAAACTTAAAATGAACTTGTCACCTTCAGAAGCAGCAGTTTCTTCagaatctttatcttttgattttttcagTTCCTCTTTCTGTaaaatttgatcattttcagatttttgAGATAATTCGATTGGGATTGAACCTAATTGTTTCAATAAatattcttcattatctttactACTCGTTAAAGcttttttgattgaatcttcttcattttctgaAGTAAATTCATAGtagatattgattttatctgAAGGAATTAAACCAGCTTCCTTTCTTAATTTATTTACTCTAGAAGTTAATAATCTAATCAAAGCcattgattctaattctgGATGTTTTTGAATATCTAATACGATAATTACATCATTATCTGATCCTGAATCAAATTTGTTTTCTGATGTATTAATTTCAGCGAATCTTGTTACAACTAAATCACCAACGATCAATTCTACGCCATTAACTgatactttaccttctttgataaATTGTTTACATTCTTCTGTAGACATTTTTGGTAAATGACTCTTgactttacctaaatcttttcttAATTTTTTACCCAATGTTGGCCAATCTGCGGTAGCTCTATATTTGATTCCAACGGCTTGTTCATCACTTGTGTAAACGATGTTGACAACGTTTAATTCAGCTGAAATGTAAGCTTCAAGTGATTTGACATCATCAAGGTATTCTTGATCATGGTGGAAGATAGTGAGTGTTTTGAGAGGAATTTTAATAGGTAAAGTCTTTCGATCTCGGATTAATCGACCAAGATCAATGACTGCTCTCATACGTTGAACTTGTCTTTCAATGACTGGGTCAAAGTATTCTTGTCGGACTGTTGGGAATGGAAGGAAGTGAATGGATCGTACATCTTGTGTAGAATCTTTAGGTGCTGGTGATGAGGGTCGAAGAGCTTGGTAGACTGTTTCTGAAGTGAATGGTGTGAAAGAGGACTAAGAAGGCATAGTTGATGAGTGAGTGAGGTTATTTATGTACAATGTAAAAGACGACTTACCATGGTTAAACACAATGTGAACAAAGCTTCGTATAAAGTATTTAATGCTGCTTTTGTATCCTCAACACCGTTGGCACCCTTCAATCGAGTTCGGTTGAATCGGATGTACCAATTGGTTAAATCGGCGATGAAATCGAGTAATCGAGGAATGACAGTGTAAAGTCGGTAGGCTGAAAGAATACAATGTAAGTATTCCATCCCACCTGTACGAGAGCGAACATTGAATGCGCTCACCTGCCATTTCAGTGTCTACGTGTTGGATGAGGGTTTGACAAGTAGCTAAAATCCACCTATCCATAACGTTAGAAGATTTAGGAGCATCGTGATCGTATACGAATTTTTCTCCGTTTGTTCGTTCGAAAAGATCAGCTTGACCAAGGTAGAAATTGAGCGAGTTGATCCATTTGAGAATAACGTTGGCCAAAATTTCTCgtacaccttcttctctgAATCGCAAGTTATCGGCTCTTACCACTGGAGAGTTGACGAGGAACAATCGAACACAATCGGCACCGTATTTGTTGACTACTTCCATTGGATCAGGGTAGTTCTTGAGCTTTTTGGACATTTTCTTTCCGTCACTATATGATGGGGATGAGATCAGCTACTTGCGTAGAGCCTGACTGAGGGAACATAATAAACCTACGCAGCAAGTACAAGACCTGTTACAATCAAGTTCTTCCAGGGAGCGGTATCGTAAAGATGAGTACCAAGTACCAATAATGTATAGAACCAACCTCTAGTTTGATCAATACCTTCGGAGACGAAATCGGCAGGGAAAGATTTGTTGAATCTTTGCTCATTCTCGAAGGGGTAATGTGATTGAGCGTAAGGCATTCTACAGAAAAAGTTCAAGTCAGAGCAGTTCTACTGAATCTTGCAACGATGAGAACTTACGATCCTGATTCAAACCAACAATCAAAGACTTCTTCAATTCTTCGGAGTGcaccttttcctttttgtgAAGGGATAGTGATGTTATCGATACTTTCACGATGTAAATCTTTGATACCAGTTACACCGGAAAGTTTCTCTAATTCAGCAATAGAACCAACAGCGACGATCTAAGCCAAACCATCAGTCGATTAGCTatatcaagtgagtttattgCACAGACAGCACTTACTTCTTCGTAATCCTCACTGACCCAAAGAGGAATAGGAGTACCCCAATATCTGTTTCTTGAGATATTCCAATCTCTAGCGTTTCTGATCCATCCACCAaatctaccttcacctacattaGCAGGTACCCATCTTGTCTTTTCGTTGTTCTTGACGAGTTTATCTGAAATGTTGGCTACTCGAACAAACCAAGATGGAATAGCTCGGTAAAGAAGCGGTGTACCTGATCTCCAACAGTATGGGTAAGAATGCATGATGTCTGATCTAACGATAAGTCGACCTTTCTTCTGCaattctttgatgatgatactatCGGCATCCTATTGAATGACGATTATTAGCCTTGTACATCCTGATAGGTCTAATTGAAATCTGGGTTTACTCACTTTTACGTATTTTCCTTCATATTCTGGTACTTCCGAAGTGAATTTACCGAGTTCATCAATAGGACAAGGTGggatttcatcatctctaaCAATGTTGTGTGCTACAGCGATTCTGTGATCGTCTTCACCGAAAGCGGGAGCTTGATGTACGATACCGGTACCGGAAGAATCGGTCACATAAGTATCTGAAATAACTCTGAAAGCTCTGTCTTCGAACTTTACGCATGCTTATTAGCAATCTCACCAAATTGGAGAAGATTCATTATGATAACTTACTTGTTCAGTGAAATGATCGAACATTGGAATATATCTCCATCCAACCATATCTTTACCAACGAATTGACCAACTTTCTTAAATTTGGGTTTAGCATCTTTATCCTGTTTCTTTCCCGAAGCTAATTCCTTGTAAACTGTACTAAGAAGTGATTCTAAAAGGATGAAATTTTGATCACGTTCGAAATCgtaaattttgatatatgtgAAATCTGGATGTACACAAAGTGCAAGATTGGAAGGGAGCGTATAAGGTGTTGTTGTCCATGCGAGAAGTGATGTTGATGGGTCGTCAACAAGGGGGAATGTGACGGTAACTATAAGAAACAAGGTATTTAAGTTGAATATTCATTTCGAGATGATCACTGAAGAAGACAGAAACTCACCTGCAGGATCAGAAGTCATTCTATAATCTTCACCAGCTTCGAAATTTGATAATGGGGTTGTACAACCGGTTGAATAAGGCATAACTCTCAAACCTCtataaacttgattttttgaCCATAATTGACCAAATACCCACCAAACAGATTCCATATAAGTTGGATCTAAAGTTTTATATCCTGTATCGAAATCAATCCATCTACCCATTCTTTCTACAGTTGATTTCCATTCACCAGAATATCTCATGACGATTTCTCTACATGCTGCATTATATTTATCAATTCCCATTGCCATgacatcttctttacctttaatatTTAAagttttatcaatttcatgtTCAACAGGTAATCCATGTGTATCCCATCCAAATCTTCTCTCTACATGGTGCCCCGTTGAATGTGCATGACGTGTTACGATATCCTACAAAAGTTTCAACTTAAATATTAGCTCTTTATTCGATTCAGCCTCTGACGAGGAAGCTATACACACCTTGATTGTACCAGCGAGTAAATGACCGTAATGGGGTTTACCAGTAGCGAAAGGAGGACCATCATAGAAACTGTATTCAGGTTTTCCTTCTGAGAGTTTCTGTGATGTTTTGAAAGCATCAATGTCTTGCCAATATTTCATGACATCTTGCTCTGTGGTAGGGATAGAGATGGGTTTGGAAGCTGTAAGAGGAAGTACAACGTAAATTAGTCCATTCGTGCAGAGCAGAGCTGAGCTGAAGTCATTCAACAATATGATAACAACGGGATTTCGCAAACCTACGGTCGTGAGCTCTAAAAGTCATTTTGTCTAATTTCTATTCTAaagtatatgatgatgttaaagtGGGGAGGGAATGCTGATTGTGAATGATAGGTAACAGTACTGATGTTTCTTGCCACTTATATGGAGACACGTTTTGACTCAGCAAAGCCGTGATGACAAGGTTGATAAAATCGAGTCGAATTGAAGCAAGTCAAGGAATAAGGTTATCCTTCGACTtggtttttgttgattttctgGTCGAAAGCTGAGACTATTGTTGTAAGCTTCAATATCGAAGAACAGTTCGTAGTCGTAAGACTCGAGGAGGACTAGAGCTTTGCTACACTCAAAAAGCTCAATGCAATCTGGTAAAGAGGCTTTAGCTGTTATCGCATGCTTTATTCGTAAGCATGCACCAACTTTTTTAAACCTTGCTTTCCTTTCACCTATATCTTCCGCTTACATCTCAACTCTATTATCTTTGTTACAGCATATAAGGTGGACAGGGTTGACATCTCCGCTTACCTTCTACTAGCTATTAATCTTCAGAGATAATCAAGCGGGGTTTTGCGATATATCGGCGTAATCCACGGTGGCAATTCAATGTCAAGTCAGTATCAACTCGCTATCATCACGTTGAATGAAACCtccactttcatcatcgtATTTGTTTCAAGAGATTAAAGATTTCaaaatattgttgatttttcaatatctgtTGCAATTAATGACCTaatcatatatatagctCACGTAGTTTAAGTCTTGACAACGTTCCAAAATCATCCGTCAGATCCCTTATACTGGTTCACCTGATATCGAAGAATCTTCCTCAATTTATCAGCAATACTTAACGATCGATAGAAGTGATTCAACAGTCGTTTTTGGGATCGCTTTACTCTTCAAAAATACTAAGCCCAGCCGAAAGAACTGGACACGGCAGATTAAAGGATCATAACTACTGAGTCGTTCAGCAATATAGCAACATGTCTGGCCCAAGTACTGCCGGTCCATCAAGGAACGGAAGTCCCGGCTCATCAACTTAcgcatcatcttcattcacACCTTTACCACGATCGTTGTTAGCTGGGACTGGAATCAGATTCTCACCTACTCCGCCGCCAGAGTCAGTCTTTGATACACATCCTGAAGCTGGACCTAGTAAATCATCCAGCAAGGAAGACAAAGAGGATGGGGAAATAGAAGAAGTTGGTATAGCTGGAGGCGATATATTTATCGATGAGATACCTCAAAGTTCACCTGCTCTTCCCGGTACTGTCGAAGCTCAGCAGAATGAATCAACCGATACCTCAAACGACCATTTCCAGCCCCCTGGTCTATTTGGTACAACAATGATGCCATCTCTTACTTCAACAGAAGCAGGACCTTCGGTCCAAATACAAAAGCCAAAGTCGATAAGTCCGATTaatggaaaaggaaaagataaagtttcGACAAGTGAAGAAATGGATTCATCCTTACTACTGCCTTCGCATGTCTTGGTGGATTCAATCATATCGCCTTCGAAAAAGACTGAAGTCAATGGTGAAGCAGATGACCAGATaaatgatgaggatgatctGATGGAGGGTTTACATTTCgtggatgatgatataagTAAAGTAAGTTCAGCTCTGACCGGGATACCAACATAGAACAGCAAAATCCTTAATCATGCATTTTATGTAGGGCTCGAAACGATACtttgatccagaagaagatgagacTCAAGAAGTGGAAGCTACTTTTTTAGCTACAGCTGATCAAAGCAAAATTTGTCAAAATTGTAAAAGACCTGGTCATAGGAGTAAAGATTGTAAACATATTATCGTAAGCATTCCGCCATTGTTTGACACTTCTCTCGCTTAGCTGAATATAACCTCTCGTGTTTAGTGTACAACTTGTGGAGCTGAAGATTCTCACGAAAGGAGAGACTGTCCAGTAGTATTAGTCTGTTTCGGATGTGGAGGTAGAGGACATAGGAAACAAGATTGTCCAGATCCTAGCTCTAGATCATCTAGGAGGACAGGCTGCGATAGATGTGGAAGTAGGGATCATACGGAAAATGTGGGTTTAAACATCAATCGCGAATCATATCACTCAATATCGTCATTTAAGAACTGGTTATTGACTCATTGGGGACAAATTAGACTTGCCATACAATTTGGCGGGTCTATGCATATGTTTCACCGAATTCCAGAAAGGAGATAATGGAGGAGAAAGTGACCTCAGAAGGATGGgaaaaagaagctatagGAGGTAGATCATCAGATGAATGGTGTTATAATTGTGCTAAAGAAGGTCATCTAGGTGATGTAAGTTTATTTCAATCCAAATATACTCTATGATATGTCATGGGAACTGATTGATCCTGTTTTTTCCTTGTTGCAGGATTGTCAGAAACGGCGTGGATCACTTGCAAGATTAACAGCACCTTCCGCATTTTCACGAGAAATGGCAACCAGAGGACCATTCTTCAATCCTTCATTTAAAcgatatgatgatttacctatacctacaCATTCGAGATTcgacgatgaagaaaaggatgattatgatgaattacCATTCATTTCTGGCGGTTACAAGAATTTTGGTGGATCAAATGCAGGTAAAAAAacaagagaaaaacaaaaagcaaaacaaaTCCAATTATCGAGaaatcaaggtggtggttcagatgatgatgatgaaccaagTTGGTTCGATAATAATCCTTCAAACAGAAATGGCTTGAGCATAAGAGGCAGAGGAAGAGGCGGAGGTGGATATTCAACACCAACAAACTCAAGGAATGGGAATGGAAGAAGACCATGGGATTCAGAATATCGTGAACGTGATAGAGAACAATCGTATTCAGATAGAAGTGGTAGAAATCGTTATAGTAATGGTTCTAATTCGATAAACAGAAATAATAGAggatataaagatgattatAATGAAAGGAATAGggatagatcaagatcaccacAAAGATCTAATCCAAGACATAGAaatgattcaaattcaatgCCATTTTCACATGGACATTTAATGGATTCTTCAGCTCCAATACCTTCATCTGCACCTGCAAAAGTAATTTCGtttggtaaattatctgaacccggttcttcttcaagaggTGGCAAAGAAAGTGGAAGCGGTGCAGCAAAAGCATTAATAAATCgtgctttaggtaataatacACCTAGtagtaacaataataacagtaatagtcctaattcttcttcaagtaggaaagggaaaagtcctgaaaagaaaataccTGTCGTTGAAATTCCAAGTTCTTCTAGCAGATCAAGcaggaagaaaaagaataaatcaggagaaggtaaaaaccataaggaagaaaaagattggGAGAATGAATGGAGAAAACaaggtaatggtggtggtaaagttgaaaattggggtaaagaattagataacaatttgaaagaattgaatggtggtatcaaaatcaaaggtaAATCTGGTGAATTAAACtctgctttaggtggtagaagagaacaacaacaacaacaaagtaCACCAAGTAACAATAATCCGAAGAATAGGAAACgtaaaggtggaaaaggAGTTGGATCAGAAGGAAATAGTAATAATGTCGGAGGTAGTGGTggaaaagctaaaaataaGATTAATAAAGGTtcaaatacacctaataacAGCAATAATGGTGGTGACAATTTTCCAGGTGAAGGTAGGActgtaggtggtggtggtggcggtgGTCGAAGAACCAGGAATACAGGTCAAAGATATCATGGTGGTTATGACTAATTTGAACAATCATTTGAACATCGTATCTATCTAATACAAGCATAGTAATGATACAATTTGTCCTTGGTATATACATATGTCATTTGATGAGAGTTACGCGCTTACACGATATCGACTTGAGAAGAAACAGATCGCCTACAAGCAAGTTTACTGCATGTGTTTTTGTGTTGAAAAGCAAGGAAATCGCATTTATTCCTACAATTATGCCATAAAATTACAATAGATCAAagcaattgaaaaaggttatTAAATAACGATTTTTACCAATAGCGCACGAAATTAAGGTATACCACTAGAACAGATGAAGCAAATACAACGCgattaaaattaaaaaaaaacCATATCCgaagtaaaaaagaaatcaggCAAGTGTCCAAACTTgtgaaaagagaaatatcgGAAATCGAAGTGTATGAGAAAATTGGATGAAAAATTATTACGAAACAAAATGGAACAGAAAATGTTTATGAActatttcttctgatttgaGTAGTGCTATTACTCTCCGTATTTAGACCCCAATTACCTCTCCACCACGCATCAACACCATATGCACCCCAACCTCTTTCTCCATTCGCATTGTTGGATTTTTTCTCACTTATAGTTCTAATCCTTGGACTGAATGAACTATTATTGCGTAGGGAAGAAGGTGAGGTCGATGATTCGGAAGAcgtagatgaagatgatgaggatgggAAACGTTGCTCGATATAGTACAACTGAGCAGCATTTGCTCTTTCTCGCTCAGTTGACTGTTGTCGGTTCAACGTGTTCCGATAGTTGAGGAGATCGGAGAGATGGGTGTGGCGAGAGTTTTCCATGTGCCCTGTGGATACGAACATTTGTCAGCACGAATGTGGATGCGTTAGGgaaaaatcagatatatGGATTTCACTTACATCCATTAGCACAGAACCGCGAGTTTCTTGGATTGGCAACCCAGTTACCGCATCGATCACCGTCGGCATTCAATGCCTGGCATGAGTGCTGTAAACAGAAGAAATAAATATCGTCAGCTTCCGGCCAGATATTATGGCATATTCAGCTGAAAGAAGCTCCAACTTACATTGACGCAGTACAGGCTGCCTGCGGGTTGAGCACGTTGACATGCTCCAAGAGGTCGGACATTGCACTGCACAGGTACCTTGGTGAGCATTTGGCGGTAGATGTGGCAAATAATAGACTATGCTTACTATCTGTCCGGCCAATCTCTCCATATCCTCGACGgtcaacttcttcaccttcttctccttgcCTTGACCGTTAACTCCCTCTTCTGCCACTGGTGGCAATGGAAGTCGAGAGGATGAGGCTTCGGGTATTGGGTGGAGGTCGGCGGAAGTGGCGGCAATGAGGGTAGAAGGTTTGTAGTAAGACATATTGTATCGGGGTATGGCGGTAAGAGGGTAAGATGAtagttgattgatctatTTATGCGGTTTGATTGGGATTATTGATGTTCcttgttgaagctgaaagtgTTTAAGAGATTGATGGTAGTCGTGAAGAAGATAGTAGAGGCTCTTTATGTATTGTGAGTGGTTCGTTTATTTGGCTTCAGAAGGTGTAGATCTGTACTGAAAGCGATGATGAAACATGTCAAACAATGTCAGCAGGTCAACTTCGCTTGGATATGAAAACGTTGGATAAGCCGGTTTTCCGTCTGTGCGGATGGTGTATCCTCAACAGACATGATTTGTGAGAAGGATCATTTCCTCCAAAGTTATGGTAAATACTAGAAAGGGAACACGCTTACCCCTTAATTGAGTGATGGGTCAGATTATATATCTGATCTACCTTTGGACGATAAAGTTATTTGTTTTGAGATATGATGAGGAGTTATGTGGGGTAGCAAGATATGAGAAGTTGGTTGATATGTTGTGTTATACTTTGATGTGTTTGAAAAGGAAGGATGAAATGGGGAAGAAAGTTGATGTCGAAAGGGGATGCAGATGGGTTTATATCTCTGTTTGTGAACACGCAGATCCTTATCTCCAATTCCTCACGACATATACCTATCCCTTTCAACAGACAATCATCTAAATTTCTACTTGCAGAGAACACGGATTTTTTAGGGCAAAGAGGTATTCAAGCAGGGCAGATAAGGAGAAGGAGCAGACAGGAGCGAAAAAAACGAAAGGATGAAACAAATCAATCTAGATCATTTAACTGCCGCTTTCCTTCTTACCCCATACTTTGTTACCAAAGATACGAAAGGACCCAAACTTAAGGACTGCGGAGTCATCAAATGATCTATAATTTCAGTAAGTAAGTCTGGAATTTAACTTTTCCCCAAACTTACTATGTTCTCTAGAAGTTGACAAACATCCTTTAGAgtctgattttggtgatcAAAGCGTATGATCTGAGCCATTATCAGACTAAACTAGTGGTTCACAAGCAATATGATTCTCGTTTCATCGTCCAGCAGTTGAAAGGAAGGGTAGTCCACTAGcgtaaaaccaaaatcagatgatCAGTGCTTGTACTCCGTCACCTTTTAAACCCCATCGCTATACCGGCGGTATATTTCAGATGATTCCTTTTGACTTTATCGTTTACATCAAAAGCAAGGCAGATCATTGCTAAAATCTGAATACCTAAAGATTGTCGGTTTCGGTAGTTGAGCTACTGTAAATGTCTCTAGCCAGCCAGATACCTATATCAggtttatttgatgattacGCCCGAAACGATATTAGGTGCAG includes:
- a CDS encoding isoleucine-tRNA ligase gives rise to the protein MTFRAHDPSKPISIPTTEQDVMKYWQDIDAFKTSQKLSEGKPEYSFYDGPPFATGKPHYGHLLAGTIKDIVTRHAHSTGHHVERRFGWDTHGLPVEHEIDKTLNIKGKEDVMAMGIDKYNAACREIVMRYSGEWKSTVERMGRWIDFDTGYKTLDPTYMESVWWVFGQLWSKNQVYRGLRVMPYSTGCTTPLSNFEAGEDYRMTSDPAVTVTFPLVDDPSTSLLAWTTTPYTLPSNLALCVHPDFTYIKIYDFERDQNFILLESLLSTVYKELASGKKQDKDAKPKFKKVGQFVGKDMVGWRYIPMFDHFTEQFEDRAFRVISDTYVTDSSGTGIVHQAPAFGEDDHRIAVAHNIVRDDEIPPCPIDELGKFTSEVPEYEGKYVKDADSIIIKELQKKGRLIVRSDIMHSYPYCWRSGTPLLYRAIPSWFVRVANISDKLVKNNEKTRWVPANVGEGRFGGWIRNARDWNISRNRYWGTPIPLWVSEDYEEIVAVGSIAELEKLSGVTGIKDLHRESIDNITIPSQKGKGALRRIEEVFDCWFESGSMPYAQSHYPFENEQRFNKSFPADFVSEGIDQTRGWFYTLLVLGTHLYDTAPWKNLIVTGLVLAADGKKMSKKLKNYPDPMEVVNKYGADCVRLFLVNSPVVRADNLRFREEGVREILANVILKWINSLNFYLGQADLFERTNGEKFVYDHDAPKSSNVMDRWILATCQTLIQHVDTEMAAYRLYTVIPRLLDFIADLTNWYIRFNRTRLKGANGVEDTKAALNTLYEALFTLCLTMSSFTPFTSETVYQALRPSSPAPKDSTQDVRSIHFLPFPTVRQEYFDPVIERQVQRMRAVIDLGRLIRDRKTLPIKIPLKTLTIFHHDQEYLDDVKSLEAYISAELNVVNIVYTSDEQAVGIKYRATADWPTLGKKLRKDLGKVKSHLPKMSTEECKQFIKEGKVSVNGVELIVGDLVVTRFAEINTSENKFDSGSDNDVIIVLDIQKHPELESMALIRLLTSRVNKLRKEAGLIPSDKINIYYEFTSENEEDSIKKALTSSKDNEEYLLKQLGSIPIELSQKSENDQILQKEELKKSKDKDSEETAASEGDKFILSLSKQ